Proteins encoded in a region of the Coregonus clupeaformis isolate EN_2021a chromosome 9, ASM2061545v1, whole genome shotgun sequence genome:
- the LOC121573463 gene encoding roquin-2 isoform X3 encodes MPVQAAQWTEFLSCPICYNEFDSNGHKPISLGCSHTVCKTCLHKLHRKACPFDQTAISTDIDLLPVNCALLQLVGAQAVESQPVSLSSAVEVDHYEVCRVCVEELALYLKPISGGKGVVTLSPSMLSRPMQRKLVTLVNCQLVEEEGRVRAVRAGRSLGERTVTELILQHQNPQQLSANLWAAVRARGCQFLGPATQEDALKLVLLALEDGLALSRKVLVLFVVQKLEARFPQASKTSIGHVVQLLYRASCFKVTKRDEDSSLMQLKEEFRTYEALRREHDAQIVHIAMEAGLRISPEQWSSLLYGDLIHKSHMQSIIDKLQSPESFAKSVQELTIVLQRTGDPANLNSLRPHLKLLANIDHIPDAAAPSWEELESVMLAVKVVVHGLVEFIHNFSKKNHETPQPQANSKYKTSMCRDLRQQGGCPRGSNCTFAHTQDELETNRMRNKKISGVGRPYALAQGSMGSGLSMEGDDSGEEACTGGLKGSDKGGSGSLTEVATHPQLIPRGGDMMENMKRERSVPNGSNGLTGSRRSSSGSMEQKSISPPKTPVNHSSAPSPYGPGSRLECDSAHPKQAHYLMIRPPHQPLPHQPQSSELCYQEPRPPYDAQPYQPASNYYPSAIHHHKPCVARFLRSSHVPESSLPPSMAPPYSEQHPSLPPPREHAGPSPYGPPQVPQYGPLAPAHGGYAPLYDSRRMWRPQLYHREDARSNSLPPEVLHSSLYQPPLRERYASLDSPYCSAGEHRAALHRDSYGRVPLGYEDLFRRKQEQWAHHHHSNVNRPSQSSPVFTVDFGAEHGDSGGGQCMNCKYRGEESLAHYSPWSCGTISTCISPFEPEHHKASSHSCSEHLEVDNGERTRWLHTFEPYRRLKDEDPIIPFGEGPIISKWGAISRASRTGYHTTDPVQATACQGRNSTTPINFRDYGPHIDHGDNRWSSRGSDSSSHSSFLESDQLGVCELAARRQSVSSGEKAGAGDLLQTDYCKDTTESEPDRDIELELSALDVEGTDLQDNSQQSEESLERRDPHLLTPPSSEPQRTQKDKLSADKMEAQLLKKMAFRTIKDRDLFYSLVTDQSPNCISVSQEVSLPWKSGLRRPQHGEADDEDRPSEAGGHGPLP; translated from the exons ATGCCAGTGCAGGCGGCCCAATGGACAGAGTTCCTCTCCTGCCCCATCTGCTACAACGAGTTTGACAGCAACGGCCACAAGCCCATCAGTCTGGGCTGCTCACACACCGTGTGTAAGACCTGTCTGCACAAGCTGCACCGCAAGGCCTGCCCCTTCGACCAGACTGCCATCAGCACTGACATCGACCTCCTGCCAGTCAACTGTGCCCTGCTACAGCTGGTGGGAGCTCAG GCTGTGGAGTCCCAGCCTGTGTCTCTGAGCAGTGCTGTGGAGGTAGATCACTATGAGGTGTGCAGGGTGTGTGTGGAGGAGCTGGCTCTCTACCTCAAACCCATCAGTGGAGGAAAAG GTGTGGTGACCCTCAGTCCGAGCATGCTCAGTCGGCCCATGCAGAGGAAGCTAGTGACGCTCGTCAACTGTCagctggtggaggaggaggggcggGTGCGGGCGGTGCGGGCGGGCAGGTCGCTAGGGGAACGTACCGTTACAGAGCTCATCCTGCAGCACCAGAACCCACAGCAGCTCTCTGCTAACCTGTGGGCTGCAGTCAGGGCACGGGGATGCCAGTTCCTGGGGCCTG CCACGCAGGAGGACGCTCTGAAGCTGGTGTTGTTGGCTCTAGAGGACGGCTTAGCTCTGTCCAGGAAAGTTCTGGTGCTGTTTGTGGTCCAGAAGCTGGAGGCTCGGTTCCCTCAGGCCTCCAAGACCTCCATAGGACATGTGGTCCAGCTACTCTACAGGGCCTCCTGCTTTAAG gtGACCAAGCGTGACGAGGACTCGTCGCTGATGCAGCTAAAGGAGGAGTTCCGTACGTACGAGGCTCTGCGTCGCGAGCATGACGCCCAGATCGTACACATCGCCATGGAGGCGGGGCTCCGTATCTCTCCTGAACAGTGGTCCTCTCTGCTCTATGGAGACCTCATCCACAAGTCACACATGCAGTCTATCATCGATAAG CTCCAGTCCCCAGAGTCCTTTGCAAAGAGTGTCCAGGAGCTGACGATAGTTCTACAGAGAACAGGAGACCCAGCCAATCTGAACAGCCTCAGACCACACCTGAAACTACTGGCCAACATCGACCACATCCCAG ATGCGGCAGCTCCGTCGTGGGAGGAGCTGGAGAGTGTGATGCTGGCGGTGAAGGTGGTAGTCCATGGTCTGGTGGAGTTTATACACAACTTCAGTAAGAAGAACCACGAGACACCACAG CCACAGGCCAACAGCAAGTATAAGACCAGTATGTGTCGAGACCTCCGGCAGCAGGGGGGCTGTCCCCGAGGATCCAACTGCACCTTCGCACACACACAGGACGAGCTAGAGAC GAACAGAATGAGAAACAAGAAGATCAGTGGCGTGGGCCGGCCCTACGCCCTGGCCCAAGGGAGTATGGGTAGTGGTCTGAGTATGGAGGGGGATGACTCAGGAGAGGAGGCTTGCACTGGGGGACTGAAGGGCTCAGACAAGGGGGGGTCAGGGTCCCTAACGGAGGTGGCCACACACCCCCAGCTCATCCCCAGGGGAGGGGATATGATGGAGAATATGAAGAGGGAGAGGTCTGTTCCCAACGGATCCAACGGACTCACAGGCTCCAGACGCTCCTCATCTGGCTCTATGGAACA gaaGTCTATTTCTCCTCCAAAGACACCCGTAAATCACTCCTCAGCTCCTTCTCCCTATGGCCCAGGGTCTAGACTAGAGTGTGACTCTGCACACCCCAAACAGGCCCACTACCTAATGATAAGACCCCCGCATCAGCCCCTTCCCCACCAACCTCAGTCCTCTGAACTGTGCTACCAGGAACCCCGACCTCCCTACGACGCGCAGCCCTACCAGCCAGCCA GTAACTACTACCCCTCTGCGATACACCACCACAAACCCTGCGTGGCTCGCTTCCTCCGTTCCAGCCACGTCCCAGAGTCCTCTCTGCCCCCATCCATGGCCCCTCCGTACTCAGAGCAGCACCCCTCCTTGCCCCCACCACGGGAACATGCTGGTCCCTCTCCCTACGGTCCGCCACAGGTCCCCCAGTACGGGCCCCTGGCCCCGGCCCACGGTGGCTACGCTCCCCTGTATGACAGCCGGCGTATGTGGAGGCCCCAGCTGTACCACAGAGAGGACGCCAGGAGTAACTCGCTGCCTCCCGAGGTGCTGCACTCCTCTCTGTACCAGCCCCCCCTCCGAGAGAGATACGCCTCCCTGGACAGCCCCTACTGCTCAGCGGGGGAGCATAGAGCAGCGCTGCACAGG gACTCTTATGGGCGTGTTCCTCTTGGATATGAGGATCTGTTCAGGCGGAAACAGGAGCAGTGGGCACACCATCACCACAGCAACGTGAACAGGCCCTCACAGTCCTCCCCTGTCTTCACCGTAGACTTTGGTGCAGAG cATGGTGAcagtggtggtggtcagtgtatGAACTGTAAGTACCGtggagaggagagtctggcccaCTACTCTCCCTGGTCCTGTGGAACCATCAGTACCTGCATCAGCCCCTTCGAACCAGAGCATCACAAGGCCTCATCTCACTCCTGCTCCGAACACTTA GAAGTAGACAATGGTGAAAGGACGCGGTGGCTACACACATTTGAGCCCTACCGCCGTCTGAAAGACGAGGACCCCATCATACCGTTTGGAGAGGGGCCCATCATTTCCAAATGGGGGGCGATATCCCGCGCCTCCCGTACAGGGTACCACACCACCGACCCGGTCCAGGCCACGGCCTGTCAAGGAAGGAACAGCACCACCCCCATCAACttcagag ATTATGGTCCACACATCGACCATGGGGACAACAGGTGGAGCTCCCGGGGGTCTGACTCATCCAGCCACTCCAGTTTCCTAGAGAG TGACCAGCTGGGAGTGTGTGAGCTTGCCGCCCGTCGGCAGTCAGTCAGCAGTGGAGAGAAGGCTGGTGCAGGAGACCTGCTGCAGACTGACTACTGTAAAGACACGACAGAGAGTGAACCGGACAGAGACATAGAACTGGAGCTGTCTGCACTAGATGTGGAGGGCACTGACCTGCAGGACAACAGTCAACAGTCTGAA GAGTCCCTGGAGCGGAGAGACCCccacctcctcacccctcccagCAGTGAACCCCAGAGGACCCAGAAAGACAAGCTGTCAGCAGACAAGATGGAAGCACAACTACTGAAGAAGATGGCCTTCAG GACTATAAAGGATAGAGATCTCTTCTACTCCTTGGTTACTGATCAGAGCCCAAACTGCATCTCTGTGTCCCAGGAGGTCTCTCTCCCCTGGAAGTCTGGGCTCAGGAGGCCTCAGCATGGGGAAGCTGATGATGAGGACCGGCCCTCTGAGGCTGGGGGACATGGGCCCTTGCCCTAA